In Capsicum annuum cultivar UCD-10X-F1 chromosome 7, UCD10Xv1.1, whole genome shotgun sequence, one genomic interval encodes:
- the LOC107877663 gene encoding nod factor hydrolase protein 1 has product MASPKTNILLCCVIICLSLSCVMAHPPSSKGVKGAYYPSWAFSTFPPSSIDTSLFTHIYYAFLVPNNTTFTFDIDDETSTLLYNFTSTLRSKRPVVKTLFSVGGGGEGPARFSRMASTSASRLSFIKSSIEVARKYGFDGFDLDWEFPQNNKDMENLAILLDQWRVEVQKESWKTRRPQLLITAAVYFSVDFFLWGEFRSYPVPSINKNLDWINLMFYDYRGSWDTSATGAQAALFDTKSNISTSYGLSTWIKAGALRSKLIMGLPLYGRTWKLKDPNVDGIGAPAVGVGPGDEGTMTYREIEKFNEENNAKVVYDSATVSAYSVAGTSWIGFDDTKSVATKLRYAQAQRLRGYFFWAVAGDKDWKISRTAKQSWIIS; this is encoded by the exons atggCTAGTCCTAAAACTAACATTTTGCTATGTTGTGTTATCATTTgtctttccctttcttgtgtcATGGCACATCCTCCTTCATCTAAAGGTGTCAAAGGTGCATATTACCCTTCATGGGCATTTTCAACTTTCCCACCATCATCTATAGACACATCTTTGTTCACTCACATCTACTATGCATTCCTTGTCCCAAACAACACAACATTTACATTCGATATCGACGATGAAACCTCCACCCTCCTCTACAACTTCACCTCCACCCTCCGGTCCAAAAGACCAGTCGTGAAGACACTCTTTTCGGTAGGGGGAGGAGGTGAAGGACCGGCTAGGTTCTCGCGTATGGCATCTACATCCGCCTCTCGTTTGAGTTTTATAAAGTCTAGCATAGAAGTAGCTAGAAAGTACggatttgatggatttgatcttgactggGAATTCCCTCAGAACAATAAGGACATGGAGAATTTAGCGATTTTACTAGACCAATGGAGAGTTGAGGTACAAAAAGAATCTTGGAAGACAAGAAGGCCACAACTTTTGATCACAGCAGCTGTTTACTTCTCTGTTGACTTCTTCTTATGGGGTGAATTCAGATCATATCCTGTGCCTTCAATCAACAAGAACTTAGACTGGATCAACTTAATGTTCTACGACTATCGCGGATCATGGGACACATCTGCCACAGGTGCACAAGCAGCATTATTCGACACGAAAAGTAACATTAGCACAAGTTATGGACTAAGTACTTGGATCAAGGCAGGGGCCTTAAGGAGCAAGTTGATCATGGGATTGCCACTTTATGGTAGGACATGGAAATTGAAAGATCCTAATGTAGATGGAATTGGTGCACCAGCAGTTGGTGTTGGTCCTGGTGATGAAGGGACAATGACTTATAGGGAAATAGAGAAGTTCAATGAGGAGAATAATGCTAAGGTTGTATATGATTCTGCTACAGTTTCTGCTTACTCGGTGGCCGGAACTTCTTGGATTGGCTTTGATGACACTAAGTCTGTTGCAACAAAGTTAAGGTATGCTCAAGCACAAAGACTTAGAGGATACTTCTTTTGGGCTGTTGCTGGTGACAAAGATTGGAAAATCTCTAGAACAG CTAAACAATCATGGATTATTTCCTAA